gtgccaacccatcgcagggcacacacacactctcattcactcacgcaatcacacactacggacaattttccagagatgccaatcaacctaccatgcatgtctttggaccgggggaggaaaccggagtacccagaggaaacccccgaggcacggggagaacatgcaaacttcacacacacacaaggcggaggcgggaaccgaacccccaaccctgaggtgtgaggagaacgtgctaaccactaagccactgtgccccctatacacagtatataacatatataaaacaaaatacagtatatattttttttcttgttacatTCATGTCACAAGTTTGAGTCtttcttctaaaaaaaacagataaaaaaataaatgaagagaaTGAAGCCAACCAGTTTAACTAGTGACAAAAATAATTTGATGGTTAATGTTCTTGATCTTCAATATTCAATCAGTCTCAACTTGGAATCAAACACGTCTTGGTCTCGGCAACAATCTTTAGTGTGTATCATTTCTACAGATACACAAACTCTATGTATCTTTATTTCACTTGTCATCTCTACAATCATTCTACAATAATTTgttatttcaaaaaaaaatatcttatttcAGGAACATTTTTGCATGTTGGTGAAAGTTTAGTGGAAAGCAAGTGCatgcacaatatacacacacgcacacacacacacagcatattaCATCTGACTTATTGTGATAAgttttacatactgtaaatggTTCCTTTTTTGTTGCATCTTTCATTCTACATAGAGAATATAAACTTAAAGTTgtggtctctgttgtttgagaaatgcttcagaaaactgcgttgggccgccaaacaaaacaaaaacaaaacaaacgtgtagccaatgagcagaaaggggcgtgtcttgtcaatatgggcggagagtgttcagtgcgcatgtgtgacattagcagaaagcggttttaacattgacatggtggaaaaaacaaagaaagaaagcgaagaaaggcttacgataaggcaagaagcaggacccgtgttaatataggatcagctttccagcgctggagagaacagaccgtcttccgcgtgaaatgGAGATAAACCTtacacggtacaacacacagtactacaaaaacacatttgtattaccatagtattactcattgttttcatttattgctaaaaatatcccctcggccagctgaaCCCACaaggttccaccataatacttgtccgggttatacttgggttatacttgtctggtgtacagtatgtgtggggcagagctatcaaaacaggggtgggacccatttgggacccacgtggtgtgtgttatttcaaatgtcaacactggctttcaaacaacggagaccccacctttaatgtgatttttttataagTGAAATGACTTCAATCAAGATCAGCACTCTGGTTGCAAAAGGATTAATGAAATTGTCTTTCTGAATAGTTAAAAATATTGTCTGTTTCATGCACAAAGAAACAAATGCATTAATAGCAACACTGTACAGATGTAGAGATGCATTTCTTGATCATCTGTATTGAATCCTGTACTGTTGTAAAAATCTGAATTAgtcaaaagtatttaaaaaaaagccagatTTCTGTATCATGGTGCTTGTCTGGTAAATGTTTAGTGCTAATAGCTGAAAATAAGAATGCAAGCCAAGAGCTCAAAGGCTGTTTTTGGCCTTTTGGCCATGAATCAATCTTTGAGCAAGCTCCTTAGCCCTTAATGTGCCTTCACTTATCCTGCAATCTGACGAATGTCAGgaaaaacaataagaatttGAAGTACATTGGTAGTAGTTCCAGCTTCAATACTCATGCTAAAGAAGATTTGAATCAATATTGTCTGTAGTTGCATTGTTTATCTAAAACTAAAAGTTTTTTGTAAAgcagttttccaaaaaaaagaaacgagtAATCTGACAGAAAACGGTTAACACAGTAATAGATGAGGAAGAGGTGATAGAAGCAGCGTGTTCTCCAGTCtctgtatgttttcttttattctacttatatactatatacacaccaAACATGAAGTGATATATGACGTActgaaatacaaatacactaATACAAAAGGCAcagaattataaatatattctttCACATCATGCAGCATGTTCCTCGTCTAAGGCAGAGTTTAAGCTGAGCTTAACGTCCAAGTTATTTTCACTCTCTTTAGGTTCCAGCTTGACGGGCTCGTAGGAACGTCTGTAGAGTGTCCTCGTCACCATCGTGATGATGAACATCTCAATAATCATTAACTGCTGACTAAGCACTGTACAGAAACAGAGGTTGTGTCATTAAAGTCATTTGACACTACAGCATGCCAAATTGTCATATAAGAAGAATGAATCATTTTGGGGCATTCTGTTATAGGAATATAATCAACTTTAAGGTGGTAATGGATTCCATCATCATgccattaattatttttctataacagcaaacTCTATCATGttgaatatgttttatataatataatataatataatataatataatataatataatataatataatataatatattaaatataggaTACTCACTAGATCCTCGGGCTGGAGATGAGAAAGGTGGCGAGCAAGCAATTATCCCATTAAGTGACAGGATATTAATAATAGCTGACTGCAACTGACTCAGAACCAAAACCAGCTAAAATCACATGGACATGAGAATGAATACATTAAGCACAAATACAAGTACTTGTATTCAAATACTCAGAGATAAAATACAAGTTAAAACTAATTTTATAAATTCTCAGTATGATATCCAAACAACCCCATATCACATGGCTGGATGATTCCCAGTTCTAACACCAGGGGGCTTGCTCTTGCTCAGTGAAGCTATTTCTAACATGTTCAGGTATACCACAACTTCTGGGCAAAACTGATAAGTGATTATGTTCAGAACTTAAGACCCCAGTGATAAGGTTACCACTACATTCATATAACTACATAAACTTTAAAGAAGACATTAACCAGACTGCCAGTCACTGTCACGGAGCAGTCAGTAAACACACTCACCTGATACATGGCATACTTGGGGATGATCTTGATGCTGCGCAGTGTCTTCTGTATGTGCATGAACATGATGCCTACCGGCCACAAGGAGATAATAGTCAGGACTCCTACGAACGGGTTTATCCAGATAGTGGCTCTTGTTATACTTAGCTGTGTCCAAATatagacaaagaagaaaaacaagtaagcatatatatatatatatatatatatatatatatatatatatatatatatatcattaaagGTAAAGTtcaaaacaaacatcagactggagaaataaatgtgatttatttcagaaactgctgaactCCTGAGAATTCATGCCTTCTAATTCCTATCTGAAGAGATTTGTATGGAAATAAAAATCCAGTAAGAatcagaaaatgaacaaaaatggcTGACACGAAGGCCATGTTAAGTACCTACCCTATAAgcattctgaaatgcttttctgctcaccgcgGTTGTAAACAGTTATTAATTGAGTAATAGTACAGTTCACTTGGAATCAAACATGTTAATAAAATGTCCGAATCTGTCGTTGTCGATCCGATCatctgatgctgatgatgatcaGAAACAACATACTGGTAATGTGGTATTATTTTCACTGGAGGTATATTTTTCATCTAGCTTGCCTTTGTGTTTTGAGACTCATGCACAAAAACCATATATTCAAGCATATGCAAGAGATTTTGATTGTGTGCATGCACTGGGTAATGACTTTACGTACGTCATTAGGATCGTAGATTCCATTGGTCCACAAAAtaacagagagaacagagagggCCGGCTTCATGATGGCATACTGCAGGGATCCCAGCTTTAGCAGGAACAGCACGCGCCTAAACAAAATGAGAGGGTATTAATGTTTCATagcattatttattgttttaggGATTagcattaaacattttattcaccTTCAAGAAGAGATATATTTAAGCATGTGACTTCTTTCAGCCAGAACTGGCTCTTTGTGCACACCAGATTTGACCAGAGTTTACCGTGTGATTGGCACTCGGGGGAGGCAGGGGCAACAACAGCAACACGGCCCGGTGCTGATCCAGAACGTCTTCTTTACCGAGTATCTCAAAAAGGCTTCTTCACCACCACACTCCTCCAGcatgagaatcagaatcttatAGATCACAACCGCAAAATAtctacacacagaacacacgtCATTAAACCTACTATAATAGCAAAAGTCCTCTGCAAACAATATATCATAATGACCCGCCTTTAGAGATTCAATTCTACAGGTCAGTGACCTCGTTCTTAGGAGTCACAGTGAGTGTCTTACGAGTTAGAGGTCATATCTGTGAACATGGTGCTTCTTGGGATCCACATTCCAAGGCATGACATAGTAGAAATGACCTATAATGAAGTAACAGCAATACATAGATCATGCCATATCATACATAGATACGGCATATCATGCCATATCATCatcactgtaaaacacacatgATTAGATTATtgttgaaacaaaacaaaaaacctactGGTGCAGCACCGGTGACCCAAACGATGTTGGTTTTCTTTGGGTAGGGTACGTTTTTGTAGACATACGCACACTGCTCCGAATACAACAGTAGAGACGCAGTAGCCATGAATGTCAGGATGGAGTATAGAGCAATCCCAAACATATCCAGCTCTGTGAGGATTAAtcaatcatttaattatttatataaacaaaataataacttttattcAACTTGTATGGAAAACTAAAGTCAGGAAAGGACATAATGCTGTTATGGCAGAAcaaaaaatctaattataatttaaattgtgactttaaaaaaaaaaaattttttgtttaatatgttCATTTTGTGTCCTGTCATCTTTTGTCctgttttattacagttttatcATATCCCTATAGTATGGCTTACTGCTACATTTTTTGATGaaccaaaatgaattaatattacTACATGTACCGCAAATTTGCACCGTGGATCTAATTCATtcttaaacagtaataaaaaacaaatctagACGTCATCAAATGGATGTAGTCTGAGTGATCAAAACTAATTGTCCATCCGTTTCAATACTACATTCTAATCATTGTGAATTCATTTATacaataatagtaaataaaaaacacttacGGTTAATAACGTCCATAGCCATAGGTGGATCAGCTAGACATCTGGGATCGATTGTTCCATTCAGATCATCCATAATTAATACTGAAATTCATACAACActcagagaaaacaaaacaaaacaactcccAGTAACGATCTTCTAAACTAAAAATCTGAAAACTTCTGAAATAGACTGTAATATTCACGTGTGGTGAAAAAAATGATCTTAACTCCTGTGTTAGCCGACCAAATAAAATCCCAAGAAGCTCCACCTCAATCAGGTATCTGGTGTCACTGCACGGCCCAATGAGAAACACGAGAGCCAACGTACATAGAAATATCCAAATCCCTACCAAAAATCATCACTCTGTAGGTTTCTTCTGCTAAGTTATAAACTATATTCTTACTAGTTACTCTACAAGCTTCCTTAAGTCTCTTGGTTAATGTGTCAGGTAGGTGGGTCATCAGATAGTTAAAACACTGAACTTTGAAAGGGAAATTAATTTGCTGAAAATCCGGTGGCTATAAAGGCTTCATATCATAAAGGCATAGCTGGTGAATTTGAAGTGTTTCTCTTCGGTGCTTCTGA
This genomic interval from Tachysurus vachellii isolate PV-2020 chromosome 17, HZAU_Pvac_v1, whole genome shotgun sequence contains the following:
- the LOC132860380 gene encoding organic solute transporter subunit alpha-like, with amino-acid sequence MDDLNGTIDPRCLADPPMAMDVINQLDMFGIALYSILTFMATASLLLYSEQCAYVYKNVPYPKKTNIVWVTGAAPVISTMSCLGMWIPRSTMFTDMTSNSYFAVVIYKILILMLEECGGEEAFLRYSVKKTFWISTGPCCCCCPCLPRVPITRRVLFLLKLGSLQYAIMKPALSVLSVILWTNGIYDPNDLSITRATIWINPFVGVLTIISLWPVGIMFMHIQKTLRSIKIIPKYAMYQLVLVLSQLQSAIINILSLNGIIACSPPFSSPARGSMLSQQLMIIEMFIITMVTRTLYRRSYEPVKLEPKESENNLDVKLSLNSALDEEHAA